The sequence TCCAATGCCAAATTTAGTCCCTCTAAGGTTGCATACTTGCATTGGCCACAAGATTTCCATCCTTAATCTTGACAGGGCTAACCTCAGAGAGAAGGTCCAAGCATGGTGGTTGAGATACCTCTTGAAGCAGGGAGTGAGACTTACAATACCCTAAAAGAAATTGTTCGGTGACATCACTAGGATCCGTTTCATCATGGCAGGCTTTTATCTTGTCCTCAAGATATCGAGCTGTCCAGAATTGATCCTCACCTAAAAGCCCAAATGTCGACCGAACATAAGCTGAAGCCTGCAGCATCTCAATCAAacaatttaataaataaagattgACATCAATCAATTGTACTAAAGAAAAGATCAACTGAAAAGGTAGATGATTACATACAGGATATCCAGGTAATGATGATCCATCAGATTGGGAATGAGGAAACTTCAATTTCATCTTGGAAATCTTATTTCCTATCATAGTGGTGTATGGTTCTGACAAGTCAATCGTGCCAGATGCCTTCTTAGACTCAAACCTCAGTAGAGAGAACCAATTTGAAGCATCATTTAAGGCGCCCATGGCAAGGCGTTGGCCTTGGATGGTGGCGACATCGCAGGAGAGAGCAATGCGGGTGCAGAGGGCTACCAGGTTGAAGAGAACAGAGGCCTTCTCCAAATGGATGTTATGCTGATAAGAGTCCTGTTGCGGGCTGATGGCATTGAACCAAACAAAGATAGGTGGGTTGGGTGAGGCATTCATAGGGAAGAAAGGCTCAATCATGCAAAGGCATTTGAAATAACGGATGAGGCAGTCACGGTGGAAGGGTAGAGAAAGGTCATCACGCAGCATCTCATTGCGCAATTTGTGTAGCATTTTGAGAAGGCCTTCTACTTTCTTTGCCACGCTCTCAGAGTATTTGAGGACAAAGTAATTGCGCAGGGACTCATAGAGATTCAAGGGCTCACTCTTCTTCAAAGGAAGGTATGCAAGAACATCTGAAAACTGCCGAGATACCAAAGATGAGAGGATTGCGGAATTTGTTGGATAAGGAGGAGGCATGTCCCATGGGTTAGCCACCAGCTTTCCATCCTTGACAATCTTGAAAGGATTGAACTCGGAGAGGAGGAGGTCAAGGTATATTTGTTGTAGGTTGGGTTTCCTGCAAATCCCTCTCACTAATATCTCAGTCACACATTCTGCATCACAAGAATTGACCGATGAGTATACTTCAGCTAGCAAGGATTTGTGTAGGGTGAATGATTGCCTCACAAGAAGAGGCTCCGTCAACTCTGCCTCAAGGAATTTCACCTTCTGGTCAATGTGAGTTTTCCAGGTTGGGCCTTGGTCAAAAGGGTAGTTATATTTCCATTCAGCCACACTAAAAACTCTAAGTATCACATAACTTGCTCTAAAATAAAGCTCACGAacctacatcatcatcatcatcatcatcatcagaatgaaaaaataaatgtaaaattAAAGAGTGAAGACTGACCGAGATAAACAATCGGGCACATCCGTATTGTCGGAGAGCGTAACTGGCGTCCTTGTTCTTGAGTTGTAGCTGTAATTCGAGTTCGGAAGCCTGAGCGGAGAAGAGGTAGTGCAGAAGCTCCGCGAAGGGGAGAGTCAAATCGAGGGTGGCGGAGACCACGTCCTTGGCAAAAACTTTCCAGAGTTGGAAGAAGAAATTGGCGGCAACCTTGAAGGATTCCATTGCAAGGTGACGGCCAAGGTCGGAAGTACGGTCGCAATCGGCAGCAATCTGGCTGTAGATGGCTCCAAGGTTGAAGAGAACAGCGGCCTTCTCCAATTGGATGGCGTTGCGCTCTGAGGAGACCCCATCCTGATGCTCAGGGTTGGAGGCGTCGTACCAGACAAAGATGATGGGGTCGGCATCGGCATCGGCGTcggaggagagagaggagaagagtggCTCAACCATGCAAAGACATTTGAAGTAGTGGATGAGGCAGTCACGTTGCATGGGAAGGGAGAGGTCCCCTCTACGCTCCACCATGTCCATGCGGCATTTATTTAGGGTTTCGAGAACGCTTTCAACTTTTTGTGCATCGCTCTCCGAGTATTTTGAGGCTACCAACTTACGTAATGGCAGGTACAGCTCCACCGGATCAGTCTTCTTCAGTGGGATTGACAGCATAGTTTCCAGGTTCAACAACTCCCCATCATCGTTGCTCATGGCTGCGTCGAATGAGGATTAGGAATCACAGAATTGGAATTGGAATTGCAAATTCCCCTCTCTTCAGTTTAATCGGGTTTTTGGTCCAAAGGCTGGCTAAAGTAGAGTTCCACATGCTGATTACAGAAATTTTTGTTCCCCTTCCCTCTCTTTTACATCATTTTATTGAAATTTATTCTAACTTTGTACACAGATGAGGTTTTTAAGGACACTCAGCCGTTAATTAGATCCGTGATGGATGGATATAATGTTTGTATTTTCGCATATGGTCAAACTGGATCTGGGAAGACATACACCATGGTAAGATAAAAGAAGTATGATACACATTGCATTGGTTCTTCCATATATCAATTAACGCGGACACAGACCAATGAAATAACAAGCAATGTCTGAAACCAAATATATATCCatctaatatttttttgtttcttttttcttttggcaGAGTGGTCCATCAGGTGGAACCTCTAAGGATATGGGGATCAATTATCTTGCTCTTAAGGATTTGTTTCGAATGTCTAATGACAGGAAAGACATTGTGACATATGACATTTATGTTCAAATGGTCCAGATTTACAATGAACAAGTTAGAGACCTACTTGCTGAGGACAAAACAGATAATAAATTAGAGATTAGGAGCTGTAATGATGATAAATTGAGTCTTCCTGATGTCTATTATTATGGCTACTCTATAAAAAAAAGTGTCAATCTTTGAATGTGAATTGCAGGAACCAACAACAGAATTGGTTGAAGTAAAGTCTCCAATCAAGGGTGCTAGCCATGCAAATGATGTAAGATCATCGGTTACAGCTGTAGAAAGGACACAGAGGAGGCAATCACTAACTGGAATTCATGGATCCGGGCCGAATTGCAGATCTTCGCTTGGAGGGAAGCCGTACCATGTAAGTTAAAACCTATAGAGCTGCCATTTTTCTATTAATATGTTTTGCAATTTCATCATTCCAAGTACAAGGTTATGTTTAGATGAGGAGAGAAATGCTAGAACACCTCCTCCGGCAGCGGCAAAGACCTCAAAACGGTAGGAACTAGGAAGACTTCAAAAGCCAAATATCAATGCTGGGGTGTTTGCTTTGACTCAAAGAAACACCAACAGCTCCAAGCCTCCAATTTAGTGGATTTTGTTTTTTCTCTTCAGTTCATCAAATTTGgtgtttagaaatatttttgtaattaagaAACTAGGATCATGAAAAACACATAcaaatttttggaaaagaaaaagaaaaaaataaataaatacagctTTTGTTATGTTCTCATGTAATTATACATAGGGAATGGATCCTCTTGAttgcttaaaaaaaattgagagtgtaAAGTGTAATCTCTAACCCTTAATTgctttctcttttatatttatttttggtcacacttctaaaattaatgataaaagatcacactttactctctcaattattaaaaaaaatggagAGGATCTATTTTCTTATACGTATCACcctttttatgttttttgtatatatatttttgtattaaatgtgattaacaaaaaataaaatataagatgatcatacaaaaaaaattacacaaaaaataatataaatattaattctCATATAAAAAAATACTCACGGTCAACTTACTTTTTATACAGTTGAGTTATAATAATCCAGTTACTCCAATCTGATATATCTATCTGTGTTAACTTTTATTataaattagatatttttgtAGATTTTATATTTCACTTCACTTTCTCAATCAATAGTAAAATTCAACACATAACATTTTACAATGAGGTAAAAATTTaggtaaaatattttacaaaaatgttatttgtacactaaaattagtcaccaatatatttgtatataaatacatgtgtgatttaatttattttaaatatgtatttatattcaacatatattttatatttatgattaattttaatgtacacgtaatataataaaaaattttaatataggtGAAATACCTATATGTAAACATGTTGCCTTTTACAACTTGTGAAAAGAAAATCCATGCTAACACCTAACGAGAAGTCCTTTAAACTCATTTCATAGATATTCATTAAACTCTTCCATTTGTCAGTCATTTTTTAACAAAACTTTCAAATATATAATTAGAATATAACATttcttaacattttttttagCCTATTGTTTTCGTTGTTCAGTCTTTTGTTGTCTACTTAGCGAAGTcgtaattattttaaataagagTAGTGCTATGGAGCCAATGGCCTaagtatacaatgtgtacaataggttaaattttttgtttatgaataaaatgaacatcacctatactatccagaataaccatccggataccaggataataaacatctcatgttataaaaagttaattttgGGTTCACGACCTTTCGGATCTGGAACTCTTATACCATgtcctgaaaccactcatcccaaaaacatAACTTGACaggacaatgtaacactaataatcatatctctaatactttctaaactttcgttgtacacattgtacgcttaagtcattggctccctatactttctctttaaataattaataaccaACAATATTAGTACATTACaccaatttctctttcaaatagaAACTAAACTAATTTGTGTAAAATTTTCACGGGAGAGAATCAATTTTGAAAGGTACTGTTTGTTCTGACGAATTGGCACAAAGGTTGTGTTGGTTGAGACAATACATGCAGTGTGGTTGATGGATGGTTCATAAACCATTAATCATAACCGTTAGTGGTCCCCATTGAATCTGTACTTGCTTCACTTCAATACTTCAATGTCTTCCCCATACTCGCATAAGAGATGCAATCATGGAGTTTATTCACATGCACTACACAACCCTCGAGGTTAACGTTCCCCACACTACTCTTACACTAGAATTGCCACAATCCTCTCTATCATTATTCCAATAATAAAGTTGCTTCTATTTAGATCTTTTATTTATATACAATCATTATTTACggtaaaaactcaggtgcagttcgACTTCACCTAAAATTGATAGCTGAGAgatgttagataaaaatttagtcaaatcagttaaatcatttaacggctctcagatatcaacttcaacAAACCTTGACAAATACAATTAATTTTGGTGTGATCCACCAAAATAAAACTTGGGTGATTTATAGCTGAGAACTACAACCATTTTCATTTCATCAAATTTAGATCTATAACTAAGAACTACATCCTTTTCCATCTCATAATAACGAAATGTTATTAcactaaaaataaataagataaaagcaataataatttttataaagaaCAATAGAACATGCAGGGGTCAGTTCTCAAGTCACATTGTAACATGTGTTGTTACCAAAAAAATTAGACCCACAGCAACATGGATGTCATTCCCCAATTAATTACCTCACACCTCAATGATGCAACCTCAAGTTCATTCCAGaagttttatatatttatatgtaaaatcAAGGGATTAAATTttacagaaaataaataaataagtaaagaaCCTGCTATGGGACTTTTCAATCTATACCTAACCATTGGTTGGGCAAACTGCACAAACTACTTCAACCTCTCCATAGAATTTAAGCAAATTGTAGGGTTATGAGTTTAATTGTTGTACACCAAATTATGTACCAACTTAAAAAGTGTTGAACAGTTTAGTCAAATATTTGTGTAAGATACTAAAACTCGTTAATACATTCAagttttgagtttaattttgatgcacagaTAGTGTTTCGTGCATTCATGCGATTAATgtgaaaaatagttatttttactaTGTGGCGTTATGTAATTAGATGCatgtgtaaaactac is a genomic window of Arachis ipaensis cultivar K30076 chromosome B06, Araip1.1, whole genome shotgun sequence containing:
- the LOC107645498 gene encoding uncharacterized protein LOC107645498, producing the protein MSNDDGELLNLETMLSIPLKKTDPVELYLPLRKLVASKYSESDAQKVESVLETLNKCRMDMVERRGDLSLPMQRDCLIHYFKCLCMVEPLFSSLSSDADADADPIIFVWYDASNPEHQDGVSSERNAIQLEKAAVLFNLGAIYSQIAADCDRTSDLGRHLAMESFKVAANFFFQLWKVFAKDVVSATLDLTLPFAELLHYLFSAQASELELQLQLKNKDASYALRQYGCARLFISVRELYFRASYVILRVFSVAEWKYNYPFDQGPTWKTHIDQKVKFLEAELTEPLLVRQSFTLHKSLLAEVYSSVNSCDAECVTEILVRGICRKPNLQQIYLDLLLSEFNPFKIVKDGKLVANPWDMPPPYPTNSAILSSLVSRQFSDVLAYLPLKKSEPLNLYESLRNYFVLKYSESVAKKVEGLLKMLHKLRNEMLRDDLSLPFHRDCLIRYFKCLCMIEPFFPMNASPNPPIFVWFNAISPQQDSYQHNIHLEKASVLFNLVALCTRIALSCDVATIQGQRLAMGALNDASNWFSLLRFESKKASGTIDLSEPYTTMIGNKISKMKLKFPHSQSDGSSLPGYPASAYVRSTFGLLGEDQFWTARYLEDKIKACHDETDPSDVTEQFLLGYCKSHSLLQEVSQPPCLDLLSEVSPVKIKDGNLVANASMQP
- the LOC107646292 gene encoding kinesin-like protein KIN-14L, coding for MDGYNVCIFAYGQTGSGKTYTMSGPSGGTSKDMGINYLALKDLFRMSNDRKDIVTYDIYVQMVQIYNEQVRDLLAEDKTDNKLEIRSCNDDKLSLPDVYYYGYSIKKSVNL